The nucleotide window CCGGCTTCGTCGCGGCTGTCACCGGAAGTGCGCGCGGAGACGATGATCTGCCCGGCGCTGTGACCGCCGATGACCACGGCCTTGCGTCCGGAGAGCCGATAGCCGCCATCGACCGCCTCCGCTTTGGTCTGTACGTCGTGGAGGTTGTAGTGGCTCTGCGGTTCGTCGAAGGCGACCGCCAGTTGCAGCGAACCGGCGGCGACCTGCGGCAGCAGGTCCTGCTTCTGCGCGCCGGAACCGAGCTGGTTGATCAGGCCACCGGCGAGGATCACCGATTGCAGATACGGCTCCAGCGTCAGGCCGCGACCCAGCTCGGTCATCACCAGCATGGTTTCCACGCCGCTACCACCAAAGCCGCCGATGTCCTCGGAGAACGGCACCGCGGTCAGGCCCAGCTCACCCAGCTGCGACCAGAATTCGGCGGAAAAGCCCAGCTCGGACTCGCTGAACTTCTCGCGCTGTTCGAACGGGTAGGCGTCACGCACCAGACGCGCCGCGGTGTCTTGCAGCATCTGCTGCTCTTCGGTCAGTTTGAAGTCCATGGCGTTGCCCCCTTACAGCTCGAGAATCATCTTCGAGACGATGTTCTTCTGGATTTCGTTGGAGCCGCCGAAGATCGACAGCTTGCGCATGTTGAAGTAGTCGCCGGCCAGCGACGCGCTGTAGTCGGCGTGCAAGAGCTCACCGTCGTAGTCCAGCTGCAGCTCCTCTTCGAGGAACGGCAACGCGTAGGGGCCGATGACCTTGCGCAAGAGGTGAGTGATCGCCTGACGGATCTCGGTGCCCTTGATCTTGAGGATCGACGACTCGGCGCCGGGTACGCCACCCTCCTTCGCCGCCGCGAGAATGCGCAGGGTGCTCATCTCGATGGCCATCAGCTGCATCTCGACCTCGGCGACCTGAGCGCGGAACAGCGGGTCTTCGAGCATCGGCCTGCCGTCGCAGACTTCCTTCATGGCGATGCGCTTGAGGTGCGCCAGCACCGCCTTGGACGAGCCGATGCCGGCCAGGCCCGTGCGCTCATGGGTCAGCAGGTACTTGGCGCAGGTCCAACCCTGGTTTTCCTCACCGACAAGGTTTTCCACCGGCACGCGGACATTGTCGAAGAAGACCTCGTTGACCTCGTGGTCGCCGTCCAGGGTGATGATCGGCCGCACACTGATGCCCGGGCTCTTCATATCGATCAGCAGGAAGCTGATGCCGCGCTGCTGCTGGGCCTCGGGGTCGGTGCGCACCAGGCAGAAGATCATGTTGGCGTGCTGACCGAGGGTGGTCCAGGTCTTCTGGCCGTTGACCACGTAGTGGTCGCCATCACGCACGGCGCGGGTCTTGAGGCTGGCCAGGTCGGAACCGGCACCGGGCTCGGAATAGCCCTGGCACCACCAGTCCTCGCCGGAGAGGATGCGCGGCAGGTAGTGGTCGATCTGCTGCTGGGTGCCGAACTTGATGATCACCGGGGCGACCATGTTGACGCCGAAGGGCACGGTACGCGGCGCCCCGAAGGCGGCGCACTCCTCGTCGAAGATGTGCTTTTCCACCGGGCCCCAGCTGGTGCCGCCCAGCTCCACCGGCCAGCCCGGCGCATACCAGCCGCGCTTGACCAGGATCTGCTGCCAGCGCTGGTGATCTTCCTTGGACATGTGCTTGCCGAGCTTGACCTTGGCGGCGATATCCGCCGGCAGCTCGCTTTTCAGGAAGGCGCGCACTTCGTCGCGGAAGGCGAGCTCTTCGGCCGTGTAGTTGACGTTCATGCCTGTTCTCCTGAGTGATGCGCGGGCTGCCAGCCCGAAAAGGTCCGCCCCTCGGCGGCCAGCTTTTCCAGCAGCGGTGCCGGTTTCCACCAGTCGCCGCAACGTGCGTGCAGTTCCTTCACCGTGGCCAGCACCTTGTCCAGGCCGACGCTGTCGGCATAGAACATCGGCCCGCCGCGCCAGGCCGGGAAGCCATAGCCGTTGAGGTAGATGAGATCGATGTCGCTGGAGCGCTGGGCGATGCCTTCCTCGAGAATCTTGGCGCCCTCGTTGACCAGCGCGAAGATGCAGCGCTCGACGATGTACTGCTCATCCAGCGCCTTTCGCTCGATGCCTTTTTCCCGCGACGCGGCTTCCAGCATCGGCGCGAGTTCGGGATTCTCCAGCGGCGTGCGGTTGCCGGGCTCGTAGCGGTAGTAGCCGACGCCGGTCTTCTGCCCGAGCATGCCGGCGGCACAGAGGCGGTCGGCCACCGTCGGGAACGTCAGGTGCGCCGGCAGGATCGCGCGCTGGCGCTTGCGGATCGCCTGGCCGATGTCCAGGCCCGACAGGTCGCGCACGGCGAACGGCCCCATGGCCATGCCGAACGTGCGTAGCGCGCCGTCGACCTGCTGCGGCGTGGCACCTTCCTCCAGCAGGAATTCCGCCTCGCGGCCGTACTGGAACAGCATGCGGTTGCCGACGAAGCCGTCGCAGACGCCGACCACCACCGCGACCTTCTTCAGGCGCTTGCCGATGGCCATCGCGGTGGCCAGCACCGCGTGGCTGGTCCGCGCGCCGCGCACCACTTCCAGCAGGCGCATGACGTTGGCCGGGCTGAAGAAGTGCAGGCCGACCACGTCCTCGGGGCGCCGGGTGAAGGCGGCGATCTGGTTGAGGTCCAGCGACGAGGTATTCGAGGCGAGGATCGCGCCGGGCTTGCATACCGCATCGAGCCGCTCGAAGACCTGCTGCTTGACGGCCATGTCCTCGAACACCGCCTCGACCACCAGATCGACCTCGGCCAGCGCGGCGTAATCGGTGACGCCCGCGATCAGCGCCAGACGCCGCTCCATCTCCGACTCGCTCAGGCTGCCGCGCCGGACACTTACGGCACAGGTGTCGCGGGCGCGTTGCAGCGCACGCTGCAACGCTTCCTCGCCGACCTCCAGCAGCTTCACCGGCACGCCGGCGTTGGCGAAGCACAGGGCGATGCCGACGCCCATGGTGCCGCCGCCGATCACCGCCGCCGTGGCGATCTCCCGCGGGCGGGTCGCGGCCGGCAGATCGGCAATCTTGCTAGCCTGGCGTTCGGCGAAGAAGGCATGCACCAGTGCCGCGCGCTGCGGCGAATGCAGGCATTCGAGGAACAGCTGACGCTCGCGCTCGAGCCCTTCGGCGAGCGGCAAACGGGTCGCGGCATCCACCGCGGCGATGCAGCGCAGCGGTGCGAACAGGCCGGGCGTGCGCTTGGCCACCTCGGCGTGCCGGGCGGCGATCAGCTCGGCGCTGTCGGTGCCGGGAACGCTCAGCTCACCGGTGCGGCGCGGGCCGCGGCCCTCGTCGAGCAGCCGCTGCGCGTAGGCCAGCGCGGCCGCGCGCGGGTCACCGTCGAACAGTTCATCGACGATGCGATGCTCCTGCGCCTCGGCCGCGCCGATCGGCTGGCCACCGACGATCATCTCCAGCGCCTTGGCCACGCCGGCCAGCCGCGGCAACCGCTGGGTACCGCCGGCGCCGGGCAGCAGGCCGAGCTTCACTTCCGGCAGGCCGACCCTGGCATCCGCGCGGGCGATGCGGTAATGGCAGCCCAGCGCCACTTCGAGCCCGCCGCCCAACGCCGTGCCGTGGATCGCCGCAACCCAGGGCTTGGCGCAGGCCTCGATGGCCGCGATGACCTCCGGTAGCCCCGGTGCCTGCGGCGGCTGGCCGAACTCCTTGATATCGGCGCCGGCGAAGAAGGTGTCGCCGGCGCAGACCAGCGCCACCGCGCGCACCTCGGCGTCCGCCTCGGCCGCGCGCAGGGCGTGCAGCAGCCCCTGACGGACCGCCACGCCGAGCGCATTGACCGGTGGGTTGTTGACCGTGACGAGCGCGATGGCGCCCAGTCGTTCGAGCCGTACGACGTCCGTCATGCTGGCCTCCGCTGTGCTGATTGGATTTGTTATTTCACGGAATCATGTTTCGCACTG belongs to Pseudomonas phenolilytica and includes:
- a CDS encoding acyl-CoA dehydrogenase family protein produces the protein MNVNYTAEELAFRDEVRAFLKSELPADIAAKVKLGKHMSKEDHQRWQQILVKRGWYAPGWPVELGGTSWGPVEKHIFDEECAAFGAPRTVPFGVNMVAPVIIKFGTQQQIDHYLPRILSGEDWWCQGYSEPGAGSDLASLKTRAVRDGDHYVVNGQKTWTTLGQHANMIFCLVRTDPEAQQQRGISFLLIDMKSPGISVRPIITLDGDHEVNEVFFDNVRVPVENLVGEENQGWTCAKYLLTHERTGLAGIGSSKAVLAHLKRIAMKEVCDGRPMLEDPLFRAQVAEVEMQLMAIEMSTLRILAAAKEGGVPGAESSILKIKGTEIRQAITHLLRKVIGPYALPFLEEELQLDYDGELLHADYSASLAGDYFNMRKLSIFGGSNEIQKNIVSKMILEL
- a CDS encoding 3-hydroxyacyl-CoA dehydrogenase NAD-binding domain-containing protein gives rise to the protein MTDVVRLERLGAIALVTVNNPPVNALGVAVRQGLLHALRAAEADAEVRAVALVCAGDTFFAGADIKEFGQPPQAPGLPEVIAAIEACAKPWVAAIHGTALGGGLEVALGCHYRIARADARVGLPEVKLGLLPGAGGTQRLPRLAGVAKALEMIVGGQPIGAAEAQEHRIVDELFDGDPRAAALAYAQRLLDEGRGPRRTGELSVPGTDSAELIAARHAEVAKRTPGLFAPLRCIAAVDAATRLPLAEGLERERQLFLECLHSPQRAALVHAFFAERQASKIADLPAATRPREIATAAVIGGGTMGVGIALCFANAGVPVKLLEVGEEALQRALQRARDTCAVSVRRGSLSESEMERRLALIAGVTDYAALAEVDLVVEAVFEDMAVKQQVFERLDAVCKPGAILASNTSSLDLNQIAAFTRRPEDVVGLHFFSPANVMRLLEVVRGARTSHAVLATAMAIGKRLKKVAVVVGVCDGFVGNRMLFQYGREAEFLLEEGATPQQVDGALRTFGMAMGPFAVRDLSGLDIGQAIRKRQRAILPAHLTFPTVADRLCAAGMLGQKTGVGYYRYEPGNRTPLENPELAPMLEAASREKGIERKALDEQYIVERCIFALVNEGAKILEEGIAQRSSDIDLIYLNGYGFPAWRGGPMFYADSVGLDKVLATVKELHARCGDWWKPAPLLEKLAAEGRTFSGWQPAHHSGEQA